In the Ornithodoros turicata isolate Travis chromosome 5, ASM3712646v1, whole genome shotgun sequence genome, GCAAAATAAAACGGAATTTAATTGAATTGTGCGAGACGTATATAATGGCGCTGAAAACGACAGGGACGTGTGTAGTTCACTTAATTGTTTGCAGTGAAAAACCCTAAGTACTGCACTTACGCTTTAGTGGAGTACATGGTTTAGAACAGTGTATTGATTCCTTTATCCAATTACCGCGGACGATTTCAagcacaggctttctgtggctaccactGCGGCTGATTATACAGCTGGTCTCCACAGTGACAATCGCTGAAAACGCAGCCGCGACTGGCGGACTTCTTTGCAGCAGGATGCATGGCGTTACTCGCGCGCCTACTCATCAAAAGCTATTAAAAGGCGTGTGTTTCCATGGTAACTGGGTGCTCTTCACCAGGAAAATTGCACGTTGTTGGTACGCTCGCAGGGAAAAGCCTTGCCTATGAAATTCAGTATATGGCCTATGAACTTActcagttgtctcacgacgtaaacccccaattatataacaaaaatatataaagaaattaacttcaccacatagcacgctcctagccaaccatcatctcgagtgacaacgttctcgccctagatttgttgaaaacgggatgcggagcctattctgtgccgtgcataatgacccAAATTGGGCTCCGCATTCCCTTTtccaacaaatctagggcgagaacgttgtcattcgagatggtggttggctaggagcttgctacgtggtgttcatttttaagagtgtcactctaaaaacagaacttcaccgcatagcacgcgttgagccaaccattgccaagaatgatagggttatcgcttctgattggaagggagatgtgggcgtacgcctttttgtggcaatttggatatatgaaaactgccacaaaaaggcgtacgtccccctttcttttcgaatcagaagcgataactctatcattcgtggcaatcattggcgcacagcgtgctctgcggtgaagatctgtttttagagtatacTGTCATATGCTGTTCAGGCGGTTTTCTCAATGCCTTTAAAAGTAAAATCGGGCAGCGAGTATATATATGGTATCTGGGGTGCAGCCATAGCGCTTTGCGGTCTCAAATTGCTATTGAAAAGTCTATAATTTTGGTTTTGTGTTGAACTATTTGTTATGCTATACAGTTGAAGACGAAGATCGACCGTGCGGACAGACAACTCCAGTGCGACAGTGAGTTCTGCAGCGTCCGTAAGCTGTGTGCTCAACCTAACTTCGTAAGTGGCAAACAACATTAACTTCGACATTGACTCATATATATAGTTTCTGAAAATgactttcatttattttcttgcGATGTGCCTCGCAAACCCTAATTGCATTTGCATATTGGTTCCTACAGGAGACCGCTCTGAAGAGGTTCTTCACTGTAAGTTTTCGTACTTCCCATTACTCTAGTAGCTCAGTATTCCAGGgtatgtaaaaaagaaaaaaacatataaaaatatattgatgCAATACAAATTAAAGGGGCAGTAAAGCGCAAAAGTTTCTGctcgtgcactctaaaaacagatctccaccatagcacgctctgcgccaattATGGCCACGAACGACAGGGGTATCACTTCTCATTCGAAgggagaggagggcgtacgcctttttgtggcaattatcatatatccaaactgacacaaagaGACGTACGtcctcctctctcctcgaatcgaaATCGACAATTAgccctatcgttcgcggcagcggttggcgcagagcgtgctatacggtgaagctctgtttttagagtgtggaatAAAAGATGCCGTTACAAAAGGAGcgggattcatccgttgcgtcgtccGTGAGCAGGGTTGCCAGTTCAAAATCCTGAAAAGACGCCAACGCGCCACGAGAAAGTAGCCAAAAGTAGCCAATTTCCCTCGTATGTAGCAGTTCTGTAGCCATGCAGTGGTGTGCAGGCATCATATCAAGGAAGAACTCTAAAGGAGTACTAAAACCTCAGCAGCCAAACAAAACAGTCCGAAGGACATCGTATATCTACACAGAGAGAAGGCCGATCATCAAGGGAAGCATGCAGGCTTGAACCCACTGCACGTAACTGGGCATTATGCAGTGCACGATGAGAGCTACTCCAAGTTAGGTACAGAAATGTAGCACGAAGAAGTATCCACAAAAGTAGCCAAGAAAATAGCCAAGTCGCCATTGCTCAAATTTCGGTGCCACGAAAGTCAGAAAACAGTCAATTTGGCTCAAAGTATCCAAGGCCCTGAGTTATGCGCGAAGGAAACCGCAAGTCGCGCTTTCCCTCCCTCGCAAGAGGCGGTGCAAAGAGGGTGTCGGGGGAGGGATATTGAGGGACATCGTTCGCAGAGGCCAATTGAACGTGGCCTCTCGCAcagccgtcgcgaggcgagtttgcgcccagggcagggtaaacgtaaagcgcctctctctctcgctgCCTCAGAAGTTctgtaaacaaggaaaaggAAACGCATATTTGAACTGCCAAGATCGTAAATCTAAAAtctcttcattcccgctttatactgtgtaaccaacctgccagggcctgccgttcggcgccctctctggccAGAGGGCCCGGGGCAGCTGCCCCACTCGCACCCctgtcgctacggctctggcctCTCGAGAAGGAGAGAAAATGGAAAGCGCAAACCGCGCTTTCCCTCCTTCGCAAGAGGCGGTGCGGAGAGGATTTCGGGGGAGGGTATTGAGGGACATCGTTTGCGGAGGCCGATGGGACGTGGTCCCTCGGGAAGGAGAGAAAATGGAAAGCGCAAATCGCTATTTGCTCCGCGTATCAATCACCAACGGTGCGACGGCTagatcccgttccttttgtattgctgtcaaagTAAGGGCGTCGTTTATTCCTCGTGCAGAAATATCCACAGTTCATTGTCTTttcaaaacagaaagaaaacggATCAGAAATTGTCATGTATACCGAAAGCAAAACACGGTACATATGAAATATACTAGACGAAGTTTCTACAAGATTTGGTTCCCAGTGCTTCTCGTAAAAGAGGCTTCACTGCATGCTTTCTGCAGGAGAGTGAAATCGAAGAATTGTACGAAATCGCAAATCACTGCGACCGTGACAGCCACGTCCACCACCACTGAGTCGAGGGTGAGTCTCTTAAATAACTTATTGCCCAACGCGTTAGAAAATCCTCCAGTAAACTTTGAATCCACGTGTATACATTGACTGCTGATATGGCTCACAGGCGTATGACATTTCTCCACGTAAATTACTCAACGTTTATAGGCATATCTAATACCCTTGTCACGTGGTCAGTgctcaatgataattgaaacaAATGACCATTGAACGATCATTGAATGACCATTTTTCTCTCCTTTTGTTCTTATTGTGATATGACCGGGACAACAACGTTGAAACCCGGGTCTGACAGTGTACATTTATCGCacgtttctttctctctctctctctgttctcTCTTTTTATGTGCATAGGATTGAGTTCTTGGTGTGACAGGACCGTATCACAGGGCTCGTCCTCATGGTCCCATTGAACTCTGTATCTTTTACCTGACATAAATAAGAGAAATCTTGAACTAGGGTGCTTGAATAGTGGGGGGGAGTAGTGGGGAGCTAGCATTCAGGCACCCTACATTGAACCAGAGCATGCATTGAACACGGGCTTAGCGACAACCAGCGTGCGATGTGTCGACTTCTCGCAGTGCGCTGGATCGAATGCTCACCGACAGGTTCACACGTgacacgcttgatggcgctacaGGTTGAATGGCCGTTGCTTTCGATGGTAATTGAAAACTGTCCATGTGATAAGGGTACAAGATAAGGAATGCCTAAACCTGGAATACCTCGTCGGTCATAATTTGATAATACAGTATTTCTTTCGTATAATATTTTCCCCCTTCTTTGCCTACTGTAGGCCTCAAACGAAGTACACCCGAAGAGAGGTCAAACCAGCCTTCGAAGAATAACAAGGCCACGAATACTTGAGTGTATGCTGGTCATTGAATTCGATTTATTAATAAAGTGTCGTCGACGAGTGTCGGCATGTCGGACTAAAGCGGAAACTTCTGATAGCTGCAATCTGTCCCAGTATCGAGACTGTGCACGTCTGCATGTGTAAGACTGCGCGAAGGACGTGGGAAAAGCTCCGGAAGGTATACAGCGGGACCAAACCTCAGCAACAAGCTCTGCCTACTGAGGAAGTTGTATCAGTCAGTTTCAGTACAGAGGAAGACATGCGTAGCACGTCCGGCACACCTTAGAACTTGCGGAGCGTCTCACAGGGATTGGACAGGGGACTGTAGATTTCGAGGTAGCTCCTTTGCTCATTAGTGGTCTGCCTGATACCTACGAGGCCCTCGTGACAGCTCTTGATGCTCGTCTGGATTAAGTTCTAACGCTCGAATACGTTAAAGGCAAGCTCGCAGACGAATGCAAATGAAAGCAGGATACCATGGCAGGGAGTGCTATTATTGCAAGGTCGTGGCAAGACAGACTGTCCCGCACAGAGAAACGGGAAAGGCGGAAAAGATGTGCAAGGTAGTTGCTATGCTCCAGGCAGGCGGGTTTGCAGAGGACGCATAGGAAGATCTCTGCAGTGGAAAGTTAGAGGGAGAAAGCATCCTCGACACAACAATGCCTGTCCGTGAAAAGCCACTTGTATCACACCCGGCCAGTAAGGTAGGAGAAGAATACGAACCTCGGGAACTACGTTAGTGCTTCCGACAACAAAAGATGCAGACCTTCAGTAGGTGGCTGTCGAGGGGGTGTTTTGGACTGATGACAACGACAGCTGGAGTTAAAACCTGCACCCGCGTGCTTGCGAATGCACACTACTCTTGTTAGTAAAGACCTGTTCAGTCTGACATATAGTATAAGTAGTAAAGGTTTCATACAGGGTGATTCACGAACCATGTCATTTGATTACATAAGATTGCACGTGAGATGTGGGGGCTAGGATTACACGTGCAAATGCCATTTGTTATCGATCCACGTGTTACAACTGGTTGATTGCTCTTTGTACTGTATATATTTGTCTCCTCCCATTAAACTTCTGATAGTTGCGAGTCTGCAGGTCCCCTGTCGTATATGTTTTAACCCGCCTGTCCGCGTCTCTTGCTGCAGTTTCACTCAAGTATATGTACTtcaaccaactaccccgctaCAACCCGCTTGCAAATGGTGGAGCCGGGGTAGGGAAAGCCATGGGCCATGGGTTTATAAGGCGGTGGGAGGCGTGAATGTCATCCATTCAGCTTTGGACCTGTTCCCGCTACGATGGAGCTCTTTCACGGCAACCCTACACTCTTGGAAGTTTCGGAGTGCCTTGGCCACGCTACGAGGACGGTCGAGATCTGCAAAGTGTCGGGCTCCTCGCAACGGCTAGGGCATGCCCAAGATGTCAGCAGTCAATGACCCTGCAGCGCTGCTGTGACAAGAAGGACGGACTGCAATGGAGATGTCGAGGAAGGGAGACATTTTGGAAGAACAAGTCCAAGCCGAGAACTGTGCGCTGCTACGCCTCACGGAAGTGCTTCCTCGTCCCGGTGGAAAGCCGCGACAAAAAAAACTTTGTATCAGCTCATTTTGGACTGGGTAGAACAAAGTTCAACGGTCATCACGAACTGCTGGAAGGGATACCTGAAGTTTAAGGTATCACCGGCCTTCGAGCACTACAGCGTCAACCACAAGGAAGGCTTCGTCGACAGAAAGACCGGCGCTCACACCAACACCATCGAGAGCACGTGGGGACACGCTAACCGGTCGATTGGCGCCGGCCGCAGAGTCAAGTCCCACTTCACTGGTTACCTAGCCAGGTTTATGTTCGAGAAACAAGCCAGAGCTGCCGACATCTCTGTCTTTGATGCTTTCCTCAGGGCGGCAGCGGTACTGTACAGGGTGGACGCTGACGTGCCTGCACTCCCCAACGGTCGGGGTCGATTCCCATGGATCGTCCCcggacgacgacgaagcagAAGCAGAGCACTCGCACGTCTTCGCACGTTATTCAGACGGGTGACTTCTTTCTGGGCGACATCCTTGTGGCATCACCAATATGTAGATGTACTCATAGAGGCCGTTCTGTGCAAAGCAACTGCCACCACAGTTTGTGTTACGGGAAAACCAGTacacgagttcagaaaatcccagtgctctttgcgcacgcagtgcatcctgggcgcttgctgagcgggggaacaaAGAATAATCCGATTTTCCCTCTCCGTCGCGCGCCCCGCCTACCCGGAGCGctccaatgggaggacgcgtgggcggcgttggctgagtgccatctggaggcagaggttcgaacgtagacgggtaCGTGCTTTTGCCgatgctacatccactgggtcgttccatccgtcacggccctgagttggcccgcgagatggcgctgctcgatctgtgaacccagtgtgaacctagggacgcgaaaatggtcggcgattaTTGAGTCATGAAcccatttctgtctctctttttttctcttctttttctgttttcgtggaatgaattgacggattttAACGGCTCCTGTGGTGAACTTCACATTTTATTTCCCAAGATCAtatttcttccccccccccccttcccgagAGGTGATTATCATGATGGGAAtggatgttctgaggccggagcaaacagaaaggacaaatagaAGGGAGCTGGCTATCCTTTTCAGGGATTTCCATCTTTTATCAGGTAATTATCAATCACGAGCGAAACGCGCTCGTCGAACTtcatgagcaaaaaaaaaataattcagAAGGTTTTGTTTTCGATGGAAATCTGTTAACTTTTAAATTGTGAGTGCCTAAACGATAGTTTgcatgagcgaaacgcgaactgatacgtaaaaaaaaaaaaaaaagaaagaaagaaaacatgggTAAATTTTGAAATTCGTAGTCAACAAactattgagagtttgcagcagTAAAACGTGAAATTAGAGAGTTTAATTTTCAACAGAAATCTGCTCATATTTCAAGTTTGGAGTGAGCACactattgagagtttgcaggagcaacagcgaattcagaaggttcCGTGCTCAAAAGAAACAGCTCAAACTTCAAATTCACAGTGAGCGaactattgatggtttgctggatcgaaacgcgaattcagaaggtttcacTTCCAAAAGAGACATGCTGAAATTATAAATCAGGAATAAATAAACTATGGATAATTTGCAGGAGCGGaacgcaaattcagaaagcttcgttttcgaaagaaaccTGCTCAAATTTTAAAATGGGAGTGAAGAAACTAGtgatagtttgcaggagcgaaatgCTACTTCAgaacgtttcgttttcaaaagaaacatgctaAAGTTTTAAATTTGGAGGAAACAAACTATCAGTGGATTGCAGGAGCGAAACGTAAATTTCGcagaaagtttcgttttcaaaagaaacaagCTAAAATTTTAAATTCGGAGTGAATAAAATATGGGTAGTTTGCAGGCAGAAGCGCAGTGCTGGATTGGCTTGGCTAAAGCGACGTGAAGCTCGGTGAAGTGCACCACCCTCGCGCCCAGTGCACCAGTCACGACGACTAAACTGAATCGAAGGAGTAGGAGAACGAGGAGAATTAACGAATTAACCGTTCACTCGCGAGCTGAATCGAAGAGCAACGGAATCGTTTGCTCTCAGACGGCGCACTGGTTCCTGGTTCTTCTTGCTGGTCTCCTTTGGAATCTTCGTGTTGATTCACTACAGCGCGTCATATCGAGCTTTGTGGCGGACGTCGTATGGGTGGAAGTATTCAGAATCAAAAATGTGTTTTCTGATTGTTTGTTTATGATCGGCTCGCTCTAAATATCGCTAGTGATGATCTGCAGTCGATAAATCCAACTTATTTGTCAGGTATACCGGAAAAGGCCCTGTCTGGCTAGTATGTGAGATGgcggacatgtttttcatgtacGTATTTAGTAATGATCAGTACTTAGAAATCTTAAACCAGTCCCTGCCTACTTCGTTTTTGGCGCCTCAGTGGCTACGGTAGAGGCTCCGCatagaaaacgaaaagaagtaATGATCAGGGTCACTTGACCCATTGGCGTCAATGATTCGCGAACGAATCTTGCGAACGCGATTTGAACGAACACATCTGATATTCGGCCACGCGCGCTGAGCTTCGCCTGGCtaactactgcgcatgcgttcAACACTGTTTTACAGCGGCGAACATAGATGGCGACACACGCACCATCGCCTCAGAGCTCTGCCGCTCTGCATCGCCTGGAGAGTGGAGAAACTAGTAACTGCGAAGCGAACGCAGCGAAACCTGACAAAACGGGGACGTCTAAGTGAACTGGTGAACGAGTACGATCGACAATAGTGAATGAGTTCATTCAGTTTGTGCAAGGGattcgttcattccgaactgttcATTCGCGAATGACACATCACTACTATCGATAGTCCGAAAAACTATCGCGATACTATCGATATTCCGGTTCACTCGATAGTTGGACAATCGATAGtcaaaaactatcgatagtatcgaatgtttcgatagtatcgcccatcactaaCTGGTATTACTTGAGTCATCGTGCGGTATTTGTTTCACAAGCATCAAACCAGTATTGAAGCACACGAAAGAGCCGCACGGAAATGAGCGCACAGTGGGAAGCCTTCCCGTTTTTCTCCGTGCAGGATACACAAGTATGTACTCGTACGTGTACATAAACAAATGTGCGCACTCCGTGGTTTGGCTGCACCGCTGCGCGAGTGGGCGGCACCTCACTGTCGAGAAGGGTTTTGTTGGCGGTGAGGCAAACTGCCAACCCAGGCTGAAATTTGAGCTGGAATCCAAGTGGAATCCACTTGTACTTCAAATGGATCCATTTGGGATTGCAGCTGAAGTTTCTGCCTGGGAAAGCTGCAGTAAGCTTTCCTGAAATATTATTAAACCAACATAAAATATTCGCAGTGGTTAGCGTTACAACAACAGTAACGCTAAATGGCTGTTAAAGTTACAACGGTAACGGCAACCGCCTGTTGCAGTTACAACAAGAGTATCCGCAACCCCAACAACAACGGGAAAGCGAACGGTCGTTGCCACGCCTTCGATGAAGTCAGTagagttagttagttagtttaCTGTTAGTTACAGTCACACGTCAGCGATTACGTCATGTCCGTTGGAGTCGTGGGTCCGGTGGCGCTTTCCGCCTCGATCGCCGTGCCCCCAGCCCACGTGCGCTTGTGGCTGCTTGTGCGCACTTTTAACCATGCAACTTGGGGACAAGTTCCAAAGCTTTGACGAGCTGGAGCAGCGTATAAAATGCTTTTCAAAGGAAACGTTTGCCCAGCTGTACGTCCGCAATTCTGTGTCCATTCAAGCTGCCCGTATGAAGGGATTGAAAAAAGTTCATCAACGAGAACATCTTATGAAGCCTCCGTCTTATGAAGTGAGGTATTGTTGCATCCATGGTGGCCGGAAACACAGGAATCGGGGCAAAGGCATTCGAGCAGCAAGGCACGCACGTCGACTGCCTCAGCTGAGCACGATACCTGAAGTGACGCTTACACGTGTCATTTCTCTTTTCGGCACATACATCAAAGATTGCCCGTTCTATATTGACTGCCGTGTCTCCGGTGACGGGGAACACCTGGAGGTTGTGGCCACGGGAGTTGAACACAACCACGACATGCCAGAGGTCAGATTATAAAAGCTGAATACCTTCGTACTTATAACACTTACTTCCTGTTCTACCACAGGAGCTCTTTTTGCACCTGCCTCAAAATCGAAAGTTGACCGATGAAGTGCAGAGCGATGTCAGAAGGCGGCTGGAGCTCGGGTCTAACGAGAAATGATTTGCGCGAGCCCTTCAGGGGGAAACGGGTCAAGTTGTACTGACAAAGGACTTGGCAAACATAATGACGGCTCACAAAGACCCGGAAAGACGTGACCTGAAGTGAACAGTGGAGTTATTTACATTTCCTTCCTTTACCCCTTTTAGAATCTGACTGCCACCTCCTAACCGGCAGTGATGAATTTCGAGGCCGCGTCATCTGTACCCCAGAGATGAAGCACTCCATGTCCTTATACCCAGAATTCATCGGCATCGATGGGACCTTATAAGCTACTAGACATGCGGACGCCTGTCTTCGTGATTCACAGCATAGATGGGAATGGAAGTACTGAGATAGTATGCGTCGCACTGATAGTTAGGAAGATGCAGAGACAGTGCCGGATTTAAGGGggggcagacggggcacttgccccgggcccccaccacaaaggggcGCCCACCAGAAAAGGTCTGGTCCATGGGAAATCTGTTTTGCGTgcctgaaacggaaacttggtaaaaatctttcctccgtccacgcatatcgaccccgaataacagattggatagacatagaatacacgagggGGCCCCCACAGCAcggtgccccggggcccccaccactgtaaatctgGCACTGTGCAGAGACCCTCAACTGGGTGCTTGGAAAGTTCAAGGAGCTTCACCCCACGGCACTGCAAACTCGTTGCATCATGGCAGACAGAGACCTGCTTGAACGTCAGTTACTGAAGGAGCATTTTCCAGGTGCTCATGTACTGATGTGTGCATACCATACACTGAGGACATTCAGCCGAGAAATTACAACCCAGAAGATGAGTATCTCAAGTAAATTAAGAGAAGAGAGTTTGGCCACCCTTCAGGGCATGGTGATGTCAAGATCAGAAGAGAGATTCAAGGAACtggaagacaattttttttcacttgcACCTTCAAACGTGGGAGACTACTACGAGAAGAACTGGAGAGCGCACTTTCAACAGCACCACAAACAACCGTCTGGAGAACTTCAACGGGCAGTTAAAGAGTATGATGGGAACGAAGAACTCTCTTACGAGAGTTTTTCATCCAGCTTTTCAAGTTGCTGCATGTGCTCAAAGCTGAGCACACACATAGCTACTGCTATGTTGTTGCCACTGTTGTCGCTACCGCTACAGCTGCTGTCGTAACAAGCAGTTACCATTGTTGTAACTTTAGCAGTGAGTTAGCGTTACCGTTGTTGTAACAGCAACAGGCGGTTGCCGTTACTGTTGTTGCAACTTTAACAGCCAGTTAGCGTTACCGTTGTTGTAACGCTAGCCACTGCGTAAAACATTATAAACTAACCGAAAGAAGAGATTGTCGAAATGGTGTTTGTGGGGCGAGACAAGCTGCCAAGCCGCACTAAACTGTCACTAAGCTCACCTACATTAACTTAAACTAACCAAAACTAATGATACTTTAGGTTGGTTTAGTGCATGTCTGGCAGTTGGCCTCACCTTCCCCCGAACCCGTTTCAACagtgaggtgaagccgacttacAGAATGGTGATGCCAACCAAAGGAATGTCCATATGGGTGATGCTGTTAAGCTTGCCATTTTTCTCGTTGCAGGATATTCAGGAAAATGAGCATGACTGTGGTGACTCTCAGGTTTTTCCCATTCTACTCCTCCCAGACATTGTAGTGACCCACATATTGTCCTTTCTATCCATAAATACTTTGCTTTCCCAGTGCAGATACGTATGCCAAACATTTCGAAATCTAATCGACGGTCATGCTTTATGGAAAGCCAAATGCATACGAGAGCGAAAGACAATTCCAAATTATCGGTTTAATGCCCCACCCCAGAAGTATTACCAAATGATATGCAGGTATAATCCCTATGGCGTGAACCTGGTGAAGAATGCTTGCGGACAAACTGGACCAAAAAAACGTGAGCAACTTCAGTGCTTTCGCAGATGTGTTGGTTTCAAACTTTGTACGAGATACTCGCAAAAAGTATCTAAGTTGAGTTACTGAGTACTACTGGGTGACAAAGTAACTGACTAGAGTACGAAATACCCAGtcttgaaaagtatttaaggtAGAATATTACGTACTcttaaaagtaactgattacttttcagatactttgacgtcacagttggAATTCACTATCACAGAAATACAAAGAGTGTGAAGTTGAAAATTGCGTTACCCAAAAGCTTTATTAGCTTGCGTAGACAACTTTTAAATATTACTATCCGATAGCCTGTCCCAGTTTTCTCAACAGATGCTCCAGAGACGCGAACAAATGCTCTACAGAGATGACAGAATTTACTGTTGTTTTTTCCTTATCGTTGATTTAACCTCATATTATGTGCCCTCTCTCGTCCTCTTTTGGCACACATCTCCTATTCTGCATGATGGTTTACAGTCGCTCAATCTCAATGGTTTACCTACATACCTTTCAGTACAACATGTCTCCTCATCTGAGAGGGGAGCAACGGGGGGCCGTGGCCACCCCCTGGAGCTCCAAGGCTGCTTGTGAAAAAGTGCGCtcataggtcgtcatgattattctcagatgtcataataggaacctctaAAAAcccgcaacgtccgcctccagaaaaagagaaagatttTATGACACAGtctttcattattttttgtttatgCTTTACAGAGCGGTTCAAGCATTGGCAAATCGAGCGCAATGGAGGGGATCAGTGGGGTGTGGAATGTCCCCCAGTGGGAGCAGACCCCACACCAACTGGTATGTAGACCCTGTCAAGTTTTCgtatatttttttctgcaatGTGCGTTGTTATAACAACTACATCAGCCTGGACAGAGTATTCTGTTGATGGTGCAGGCCATTGAATAGTCCCAGCACGGATCCTAACAAAGCTTGTTTCTCACAAACTGAAAAGCTAAAGGGGTAGTTGTACTTAGAGCTGTTCCAAGGAAGCTGCGAAAGGGGTATCCGCCCTGCGTGCCTTCCCTAGAGGGGGCGCTGGACAGCAGGGGTCACGGGAGCTCATAAGGTGGGGCAGTAGAGCATGAATCCGAACAAACTTAGCTGTAGAATACAGAATGTGTCACT is a window encoding:
- the LOC135394527 gene encoding antimicrobial peptide microplusin-like, with amino-acid sequence MKGLFGVAVLAAVVLLASAYHLELCKKDDQTLKGLLKCQRDHATAELKTKIDRADRQLQCDSEFCSVRKLCAQPNFETALKRFFTESEIEELYEIANHCDRDSHVHHH